CATCTACGTGGTTGCCGGTGGCCGCATCAGCGGCGAACTGCCCATCGCAGCGGCCACCCAAGAAGCGATCATGCAGCTAGCCACGACGTGAGGAGGAGCTATATGTCGGTGGAACAGGTCCGCACCCTACCCCATTCTGCCACCTTCTGGTGGCATCTTCGGTCGGCCTTACGCGAAAACATCCGCGATTATGGGATGTTTATCGCGTTGTTTGTGATCATGCTCATCTTTGCTATCGCGACCGATGGCATTTTTCTTTCGCCCCGCAATCTGAGTAATTTGTTGAACCAAACCGGTTACATTGCGGTGTTGGCCGTCGGCATGACCCTGGTGATTGTGATTCGGCAGATCGATCTGTCGGTTGGCTTTTTGGCCGGCTTTCTGGGTGCCGTCGCCGCGATCGCCTTGACCTTCTGGGGCTGGTCCACGTATGTGGTCGTGCCGCTCGTCTTGGGACTGGGGATTCTGGCGGGGTTGATCACCGCCTTTCCAGTCGCCCGGCTGGGGATTCCCTCGTTCGTCGCCTCGCTGGCCGGCTGGCTGATCTACCGCGGCGCGTTGCAACTGGTCACCGAGAGCACGGGGACCATCGTGATTAGCGATCCTGTCTTCAACGCCATCGGCAATGCGTTTCTGCCCGATCTCCCGCTGGGGATCCTGCCGCGCGTGCACAAAGTGACGCTGTTGCTCGGTGCCCTGGCGATTGTTCTGTTTATCAGCAGTCAAGTGCGCAGCCGACGCAAGAAACTTGCCTATCGCTTTGAGGTGCTTCCGCTGGACATTTTTCTCCTCAAACTCCTATTGATCGCCGGCCTGATCGGCGTCGGCACCTGGGTGCTGGCGCGGTATAATGGCCTATCCTGGACCGTGGTGATTGTGCTGCTGGTGGTGGGTATCTATCATTTCATCACAACCCAGACGGTGCTGGGGCGCCACATCTATGCTGTGGGTGGCAATCCCGAAGCCGCTGAACTGAGCGGCATCAGCGTGGCGCGCATCACCTACATTGTCTTTGGCTCGATGGGGATGCTTGCTGCACTCTCCGGCATCTTGTTTGCGTCACGGCTGCAATCGGCCACCACCACCGCCGGTACCCTGTTCGAATTGGATGCGATCGCCGCTGCGTATGTCGGTGGTGTATCGGCCGCTGGCGGTGTTGGTCGCGTCACCGGCTCGGTGATCGGCGCACTGGTGATGACGTCGCTCACAAGCGGCATGAATCTGATGGGAGTAGGCATCGCCTACCAGTACATGGTGCGCGGCGCCGTGCTGGCGCTGGCGGTCATTTTTGATGTGTACACCCGCCGCGCGCGCGCCTGACGACGCTCTACTGCGGGGCAACCATGCGCAACGAAGCATTTCCACCGACAGTGCCGTCACGCACCAGCGGCGTTCACCCGCTGCGTCGCGGGTGGACCACGCTGATCAGCCGCCAGGAACTGGTGATTGTGACGCTGCTGTTGCTGGTTGGCACGGCGCTGAGCTTGGGCACCGAGACCTTTCTCAGCCGGACCAATCTCTTCAACATTGCGCGCGCCTGTTCATGGATTGCGATTGCCGCACTAGGCGAGGCGCTGGTGATCATCATTGGGGGGATTGACCTATCGGTTGGGGCGGTCATGGCGCTGGCCGGCTTTGTCTGCGCGCTCTGCCTCCAGGCAGACTGGCCCGTGCCCGCCGCGCTGCTGGCCGGGCTGCTCACCGGCAGCCTGGTTGGCTGGGTCAATGGTGTGCTGATCGGGCGCATTGGACTGCCACCCTTCATCGTCACCTTGGGGACGATGAGTCTCGCGCGCGGCGTCGTCCTGGGCCTCACGCGCGGCGAACCGATACGGCATCTCCCGCAGACGTTTCTCATGCTCGGCCAGGCCGAACTGTGGCCCGGCGCCTGGCCCCTCCCGGTGATCTACATGCTGGTGCTGGCAGCCCTGGTCAGTCTGTTGCTGCATCAGACGGTGTTGGGCCGCTACATCTACACCTTGGGACGGAACGAACGCGCGCTAGTGATCGCCGGTGTCGACACGGCCCAGCTCAAAGTGAGTGTCTATCTGCTCAGCGGCGCCCTGACGGCCGTTGCCGGACTGCTGTTGACGGCGCGCGTTGGTGTCGCGGCGCCAACCGCTGCGATCGGCTATGAGCTAGACGTCATCGCGGCCGCGGTGATCGGCGGCACCAGCTTGTTCGGCGGCGAGGGCAGCGTGATCGGGGTCTTGCTCGGCACCGCCCTCTTGCAAATCGTCCGCAACGGTCTGGTGCTGCTGGGTGTGCCGGCCTACTGGCAGACCGTGGCGCTTGGCGGTATGATTCTGGTGGTGATCTTGCTCGATTACTGGCGACGGCGGGCGGCGCGATGAAGCGTGTAGCAGGATTGATCGGGGTGGGATTGGTCGCGCTGATAGCCTGGTATGCGCAGGCACAGCCAGGTATGCGCCAGGCAGCGGAGACGGATACGCCACGGCGGATCACGATCGCCTGGATCCCCAAATCGCTCAACAATCCGATCTTCGAACTGGGCCGTAAAGGCGCGCTTCAAAAAGCTGCTGAACTGAGTCGCCGGGGGCCGTTCCAAGTTGATGTGCTGGCCGTCGCTTCGGTTGCTGCGGATGCAGCCGAACAGGCACGTGTAGTTGAGGATGTGATCGCCCGCGGTGTGGATGGCATCGCGTTGTCATGCAACGATCCCACCGCCTGTATTGCGCCGATCAACGCCGCGGTGCGGGCCGGCATACCGGTCATGACGTGGGATGCCGATGCGCCACAGAGTCAACGCTTTGCCTACCTTGGCATCGACAACTACCGCGCGGGCCAGGCGGCCGCCGAACTACTCATCGAGGCGATGGGGCCGCACGGCACCGTCGCAATCTTAAGTGGCGTGCCCGGCGCGCTCAACCTGGAAGAGCGCATCCGCGGCTTCAAAGCACGGATCGCTGAGTATCCACAGATCCATATCGTTACCACCGTCAACAGCAACGATGATATTACCCTGGGTATTCAGGCCGTTGAAGAGACGATGCAGGCCTATCCTGCGCTGGATGGCTGGTTCTTCGCCGGGATGTGGCCGTTGTTCTCCGAGCGAGGCTCCATGCCGTTGTGGGAGCGGGCCGCCACCCAAGGTCATCTGCAAACCGTTGCGTTCGACACCTTGCCCTTCGAACTCGAACTCCTCCGCGATGGCTATCTCACCGGCTTGATCGGCCAGAAGTATTGGGCCTGGGGCTACGACACAACCCAGATCTTGTACGACAAAATTGTCACCGGACGCAGTGTGCCACCGTTTATCGACTCGGGCATGGATATCGTCACCGCCAAGAATGTCGATGCCATGCTCCGGGCCTGGCAGACCAACGACTTCAGCCAGCCGCTAGCAGCACCCTAGGAGATACCACCGGCTCTACCGCCTATGGACGCACTGCTTCGCGTGGAACACCTCTCAAAGGGCTTTGGCACGCTGCCCGCTGTCCGTCGCGTCAGCTTCACGATCGCACCGGGCGAAGTTGTCGGTCTGGCAGGGCAAAGCGGCGCCGGCAAATCGGTTATCACCGCGCTGCTGGCCGGTCTCTACCCGGCCGACGAAGGCGAGATCATCTTCGCCGGGCGCCGGCTCACCTGGCCCTTCCACGCGCGCCGGCTGGGGATAGAGGTCATCTACCAGCAGCCAGAACTGGCGGACGCCCTGGATATCACCGCCAATCTGTTTTTGGGCCATGAACCGGGCTGGCCGTGTTGGAATAGCTGGCTCAAAGTTCCTGCGCGTCGCCGCATGGACCACGAAGCGGAACGCATTCTGGCGCGCCTGGGCGTACGCTTCAACTCGCTCCGCGAAACGGTGAGCAATCTCACCAGTGAGCAACGCCAGTTGATCGCCATTGCCCGCGTGTTGGCGCGGCCAGCCCGTCTGGTGATCATCGACGAGCCCACCGATGTCCTCAGCTACTCTTCACAGCACATTCTGTTGAACCTGATCCAGAGCTGGCAGCAACAGGGCATGGCCGTGCTCTTCTGCAGCGACAATCTCGAGCATCTGTTTGCGGTCACCGACCGGATTGTCGCACTGCGCCAGGGCGAGGTTGTGGCAACCCAACGCACCGATGAGACCAGCCGTGAAGAGATCGTCGCGGCACTGGTTGGCACCACCGACCGCCAGCAGCTCACACCCACGATCTGGGCCCTCGATAGCTACTACCGCGCCAAAGAACAAGCCGAGCAGTTGCGCGCGCACGAGCTGCTACTGCAGCGCCATCTGGCCACCCAGGACTCGCTGAATCGCGAGCTGATCGAACGGCTGGCTGAACAAGTCACTGCCCTTGATCGCGCCAACCTCAGCTTACAAGATGCGCAGCGCCGGCTGCTGACCGAGCGCGAGGAGGAACGCAAACACCTCGCGCGCGAGCTTCACGACCAGGTGCTGCAAGATTTGCTGAGCATCAACTATCAGCTTGAAGAACTGGCTGAAGAGACACCGCCCGATGCTATGCGTCAGACGGTCGCCGAGATCCGCGCCAGTATTCGCACTCTGGTTGATGATATCCGTCGGATCTGTGGAAACCTGCGACCGCCCACCATCGACAATCTGGGCTTGGGTGCCGCCCTCCAATCCTACACGCGCGAGTGGCAAGCACGGACCGGCATCCCGGTCAGCCTCGAGCTTGATCCACAGCTGGGCCGCTTGCCGGAGACCACCGAGCTGTCGATCTTTCGCATCGTGCAGGAAGGGCTGAACAATGTCCGCAAACATGCGGCTGCCAGCGCCGTACGCATCAGCCTGAAACACACCTCGCCACGCACACTGATGGTGGTGCTGGCGGACAATGGACGTGGGCTACCGGAGAACTTTGATCTGGCGACTCTCTCGGCCAATCGGCGCTATGGCTTGTTAGGCATCGGCGAGCGCGTTGCCCTGCTGGGAGGACGCTTTAACATTCAAAACCAAGCCGACGGTGGCACCGTGCTCCAGGTGGAAATTCCCCATCCGCGCGTGGCGATCACCGGTGAGACTCTCCTGCCGATATAATCGCCGCCCTGCGCCGAGGCCGCTCGCTTATGGCTGCTGGTTGGTGACCAGACTCAGCAGGCGGTCGCGCATCTGGCTGAGCTCCTCATCAAGACCACGCGGATTGACGAGCAGATCGGCGCGAATACGGCTGATGCCCTGGCGCTCGGTGTCGAGCTGGGGCTTGAAATCCTCGGGCATGAGCGCAAAGGCCTGATCCAGCGAGAGCTTGACCGCCACCAGCTCGCCGTCGGCGCGTGCCAGATCGTTGATCTGTAGCGCTTCCATGGCGAACGAGATCTGCCAGACGGCTTTGAAGACCGCGGTGGCGGCGCGCTGATCGGCGAGCTGCTGCTCAAGCTGCCGCACCTGCTGCCAGAGCGCCTCCGGCGGCGCAGCGGTGGGCAGCGGTTGCGGCGCCGGGGTCGGCAACTGCACCACGATCGGCTGCAGCGGGCCGGGCGTGGGCGTCGGCGTCGGCGATTGGAGCGCCGCCAAGCCGCGCTCCAGGGCCAGGGTCAGCCCCGCCGCCAGCAGCGCCGTCACGCCGATCACGACCCACGTGGACCACCGCCGTAGCTCCGTGCTCATGGCGCTGCGCTCATCCAACACCGTTGCGGCGCGCCGGTGATGGCACGTGCAACGGTCGCACCGGCAGGCAGGTGGACAACATCAGTGCTCGATCTGCGCCGCCAGCAGCAAGGCCTGCGCGATCTCCTTCATCGGCTTGCGCGTGTTCATTGAGAGCTGCTGGATCTTGCGGAAGGCCTCCGCCTCGGTCAGACCCTGCTGTTCCATCAGCAGACCCTTGGCGCGCTCGACCACCTTGCGCGTTTCGAGGGCTTCTTTGAGGTCGCCGATCTGCTTGTCCATGGCGCGCAGCTCGGCAAAGCGCGCCATGGCCACCTCCAGCGCCGGCAGCAGATCTGCCTCGCGGAAGGGCTTGACCAAATAGGCCACCACGCCGGCTTCCTTGGCGCGCTCGACCAGCTCGCGGTCGCTGTAGGCCGTCAGCAGCAGCACCGGCGCGATGCGCTCCTGCGTTAGAATCTCGGCGGCCTGGATACCGTCCAACCTGGGCATTTTGATGTCCATGACGACCAGATCGGGGCGCAATTCGCGGGCCAGATTGATCGCGCTGACGCCGTCCCCGGCCTCACCGACGACCAGATAGCCCAGGCCCACCAACGTCTCTTTGAGGTTCATACGGATCAGCGACTCATCGTCAGCGATGACCAGACGGGTCTGCGCCATAACGGATCCTCCCACCGGAAGCGATTAGATGTGCTTGCGCGTGCAGCCTGGAGTATACGCTGCCGATCGGCGACTGTCAAAGGTCAGACGCCTGCGCCGACCACGTTTGTACGAAGTGCACAAACCGCCGTGCATGGCGTGAGGGGCACGCTCATGCGCGGCGGACTACCCCAAGGCGGCAAGGGGTCAGGCGGGCCGATCCTGCTCTTGCTGCTTGCGGAAATCGACGAAGCGATAGCCGACCCCACGTTCGGTCAGGATATACTTGGGATTGGCCGGATCCTCTTCGATCTTTTGGCGCAGATAGGTGATATACAGCCGTAGATAGTGGCTTTCGTCGCGGTATTCCGGACCCCACACCTTGGTCAGCAACACATCGTGCGGCATCACCCAGCCCGCATTCTGCACCAGGTGGTAGAGCAGGCGATACTCGGTAGGACGCAGGCTGATCGGTTTGCCGTTGACCAAGACCTCGTGCCGTGCAAAGTCGATCGTGAGCCGGTCGTCGATCTTGAGCGTGGTCTGCGGCACCGGCGGCGGCGCGGCATGCCGGCGCAACACTGCGCGGATGCGGCTGACCAGCTCACGCTGATCGAAGGGCTTGCCGATGTAATCATCCGCACCCAACTCCAGGCCGCGCACGCGATCCTCGGGCTGATCCTTGGCGGTCAGCATGATCACCGGCACAGTGGAAAACTGCCGCAGGCGGCGCAGCACCTCAAAGCCGTCCATGCCCGGCATCATCACATCCAGCAGCACGATGTCGGGCATGTCGTTGCGCACCCGCTCCAGCGCCTCACGGCCATTGGTCGCGGTGATCACGCGACAGCCCTCCAGCTCAAGATTCATGCGCACCACCTGGATCAGGCGCGGCTCGTCATCGACGACCAGCACCAGGCGGCCCTTCAGCTCGATACGCGGCTGTTCGGTGGGATCCGAAAAGGTCATACATCCTCGGCATCAGGTTGTGTGCTGCGGCGGGTCCGTGTGCGGCGCGTACGGGTGGCACCGCTCTCCTCAGGCGCGGCATCCGGCGCGGCGCTGCTGCTCGCCTCGCTGCTCGCCTCGCTGCTCGTGCGCGTGCGGCGGACGCGGGTTGTGCCCGTGCTGCTGTCGGCGGCGCCGGTCGTCGCGCGCGCCGTACGCGTGCGCCGGCCCGTGGTTGTGCCCTGCTGCGCCGCGGTCTCCCCGCTGGCGGCAGCCGGCATGGCGCCGGCCGGTTCCGGTTCGGTCGGCGTGCCGTTCTGCGCCGCCGGTGGCGCGCCCCTGGCCGCCTGCGCGGCGGTCGGCTCGCTCGCCGGAAGCAACGCTTCGGACGCGCCTGCCTCGCGGAGCCGGCTATCGCCGGGGGCCTCCTCCGGCGCGAGCAACGAGCTGGCCGATGGAGCAGCGCTGGATGGCCGCAGCGGCAGTCCTGCCCGCCCACGCGTCACCGACGTGCGCGCCGGCGCCGATGCCGGCCGACTGCCACCCGCTGTCGCCGGCCGCCGGATCACCACCACCGGCACCGTCTCACCCGCCGGCCGCGCTGCCGGTTCGGGCTGCCAGGGCCGCACCTCATAGCCGCGCGCCGCCAGCCGCCGCGCAAATGCCTCATCGACCATAACTTCATCAAAAACGTCAGCATCGTAGCCGCCGTACATTTCACGCAACATTTCGCTGATCGATTCAGCATACGTGTAAATATCGTTGAGACTCATAATCTCACGCAGCATTTTACGCTCAGCCATACATATCACTCCATAGGCTTGAAAAGCAACGCCAAACCGCGACACACTGCGAGCATGATCCATACGCGCGACAGAAACGTGGCATCCCCTGCCGCCGAGAGTGCTGCAGTAGCATGCGTCGGCATGTGCTCGACCGATGTTATGCCTATGATAACACACGCGCTACCCGTTCGCGGCAGCGGATGCGTGTGGATCCTGCTGATCGGCAACCATCTGCGCCTGAGCAGCTGTGTTGGCAGCCTCGGCAACCGGCAATTGGCGATGCTCCAGCGGCAGCGTGAAAATAAAGCGCGCGCCGCGTCCGGGCTGGCTCTCAACCCGAATCTGGCCACCATGCGCCTCGATGATCGCTTTGGTCAGGTACAACCCCAACCCGGCGCCCTGCGTCTGACGCCCAAGCGTATTGTCCACGCGGTAGAAGCGCTCAAAGATGCGTTGTTGATCCTCCGGCGCGATACCGATGCCCTGATCCGCTACGTACACCACTGCCTGATCGCCATCGACCCAGCCGCCGACCCGGATTACGCCGCCGTTGGGGCTGTATTTGACGGCGTTGGAGAGCAGATTGGTGAGCACCATGCGGATGCGCTCTTCGTCGGCGTGGACCGGTGGCATGTTGGACGGAAAGCGGATCTGAAACTCAAAGCGCTCGGAGGCGGTCGCGGCGATGGCCTGCACCGCGCGCGCGGCCAGCGACGGCAGATCGACCGGTCCAAGCTGCAACGCCAGGCCGCCTGCCTGCAGGCGGGAGACATCTAGCAGGTTGCCGATCAGCGTATCCAGGCGATCGGCCTCTTCCTCGATCACTGCCAACCCCTCGCGGATCGTCTGCTGATCCCAGTTGGCGTCGGGACGGCGCAAGGTACTGGCATAGCCCTTGATGATTGCCACCGGCGTTTTCAGCTCGTGCGAGATGACCGAGATGAAGGTAGCCTGCTGCTGCTCCTCCCGTTTGCGCGTGGTGATATCGCGCACGTTGGCGATCGCCCCCAGAAACTCGCCGTGCGGCCCGTAGGTGGGCGAGTAGCGGCTCGATACATAGCGCTCACGGCCATCGCGTGTGGTGATGCGGCCCTCCACGGTTGGATTGGGCTCGGGCGGCCGGCGCTGCAGCGGACAGGCCGTCAGGCAGATGTTGAACCCCTGTTCGTTGTGGATGCCGAGCACCTCGGCACAGGGACGGCCGATCGCCTCCTCGCGCGGCCAGCCGGTGAGCTGTTCCATAGCGCGGTTGAAGGTAGTGATGCGCCAGCGATGATCGATAATCATCACGCCGTCGGCCGACTGTTCGATGATCGCATTGAGGCGTTCCTGCTCCTGCACCGCGGCGCGGTACAGGCGCGCATTTTGCACAGCAACTGCCGCCTGGGCGGCGAACGCGGCGATCAGCGACTCATCCGCCATGGTAAAGGCCACGTTCACTGCGGCGCGAAAGACGACGATGAAGCCGATCGGCCGCTGGCCGATCAGCAGTGGGAGGCTGATCATCTGGCGCAGCGGCAGACGCACCTCCTCAGCGGTTTGCCATAACAGGCGCGCCTGTTGCTCGCGCGTCACGCGCGGATCGGCCAAGCCCGCCAGCAACGCCGTGAAGGCCGGGTAGTGCTCTGGCGGAATCTGGTAGGAAACGGCGATGCGCAGGCGCTCCGCACTTTCGCCCGGCGCCTCGTACAGCGCAATAAAGCCATAGTTGCCGGCGACGATCTCCACGGCATAGCGCACCACCAGGCTCAACACCGTCTCCAAATCCAACTGCGCGGTGATCGCTTGGTTGATGCGCAACAGGTAATCGCGCTGCCGTAGTTGATAGTCGCCAAGATCTAACATGGTTCTAATGCTCCATCAATACCCCATTAACGCGGCCACCGTATACTGTGCTACAGAACCGTTAACGGTCACCCGCTGGCATGGTGATCAGTATAACGGAAAGCCATCAGGAGCAGCAACCGAGGAGGGATCGCTATGACCAACCTGCGTCGGTGGGATCCGTTCAGCGAGATGATGAGCCTGCGCGATGCGGTCAACCAACTGTTTGAGGAGAGCTTCGTCAGCCCGGCACGCTTCGGCGGCAGCGGCAGCCTGAGCCTGCCCATGAACGTTAGCGAGACAGCGGACAGTTTTATCGTTGAGGCGGTCGTGCCCGGTCTGCGCCCGGAGGATCTGGAGGTCACGCTGGAAGACAACGTGTTGACGATCCGGGGCGAGGTGCGGCAAGAGCAGCAGACCAGCGACAAGCAGGCCAACTACCACATCATGGAGCGTCGCTATGGCCGCTTCAGCCGCTCGATCGCGCTGCCGACAGCAGTCAAGGCGGACGGCATCCAGGCCACGCTGGAGCACGGCATCCTGCGGCTGGAGATCCCCAAGGCTGAGGAAGTCAAGCCGCGGCGCATCACCGTCACCAGTGGCGGCGCGCAGCGGGGCCGGACGCTGGAGGTCAATGCCGAGCAGCAGCGCAACGCTTGATCGGCCATACGCGCCCGCCGGATCGCGGTGATCCGGCGGGCGTTTTTGCACTTTACAATTCCGGAAACAACCGATCAAAGGTGTGTCAATGATTGCAAGGGCTGCTGCATACCTCTAATGAACCCTCACAACCACCAACGCACGAGAAGCATTTACACGGCCCTAGACATTCGCCGACAACTATGCTAGGATTATCCTCGATGGCTGCGAGCAGCCGCCGGGCGACGCGCCGAGGCCGATGCGCAGCCAAGCAGGAGTCACGGTATGCAGATCGATCAATCCAGCCGACGGGCCCGCAAACTGATCGCCGACCTCCAGCTGACCGAAGACGAAGTGCGGCAGATCATTGCTGCCGCCCGGATCAACCTTGCCACCTTCGATCCGGAGTACCGTGCCAACGTAACTCAACTGTCGCAGGAGCTGGATCGCAGCCGGCCCACGATCTACAACTGGGCCGATCGCGCCTTGGAAGCAACCGTCGAAACCTTTCGTAGCATCCGCACCGGGCGGCCGCCCAAAAATGCCGCACCCCGGCGGATGCGCCGCCGGGCCACAGGCGGCAAACCCCACGAATAAGTGTCTGCGGCGCGCCTGAAGTCCCACTCGCGCTGCTCCTAGGAGTAATGGCCAGAGATAGGCCGGCAGTTTACTGCCGGTCGCTGTGGGGCTGCGTATCATACAGCCAGACCGCACGCGCGGGCACCCGGCGCAACTTGCACCGTGCTGCCAAAGGGACAGTACGGCCTATTTCGCCAACGACGAGAAGGCAGGAAACCATGGCTCTCGATCCGCAGCTGACCAGTTTGATCGTCCCGCCCGAAGAGATCGCCAACATCGAAGAGGTCCTCAACCGGCTGGTAGAGGAAACCGGCGGGAATCACGCCCTGTTGCTGGATAAAAGTGGCCAGGTGATCGCATGCCATGGCGACGCCAGCCGCCAGGACACCACCGCGCTCGGCGCGCTGATCGCCGGCACCTTTGCTTCCTCGCGCGAGGTAGCCAAGCTGCTGCGCGAAAAAGATTTCAAGATGCTCTTCCAGCAGGGGGCCAAGGAGAACCTGTTTATTGCCCTGATCGCCGAGCAGTGGATTTTGACGATCATCTTCAACAAGGAGACCCACATCGGCCTGGTCAAGGTGCTGATCAAGAAGGCCTCCGAGGAGCTCACGACGATTCTGCAGCGTGTTCGGCAATCGCGGCGGGTGCGCAACGATGTGCTCAACTCCAGCCTCCGCACCTCGATGGCAGACACCATCGATCTGTTATTCCGAGACTAAGGCAGGGAGCACGACTCATGGCACTGATCAACGTTGCCGCACGCGAAATTCACTGCAAGATTGTCTATTACGGCCCGGGCATGGGCGGTAAAACCACCAACCTGCAGTGGATTCACAGTCAGGTTCCCCGCGCCAACAAGGGCGAGCTCTTGTCGATCGCCACCGAAACCGAGCGCACGCTCTTTTTTGACTTCCTACCACTCGATCTGGGCAAGGTACGCGGCTTTCAAACGCGCTTCCACCTCTATACTGTTCCCGGTCAGGTGCTCTACGAGCGCACACGCGTCGCCGTGCTCAACGGCGCCGACGGTGTCGTCTTTGTCGCCGACTCACAACGCCACAAACTCGAAGAAAACATCAACAGCCTGAAAGAGCTGGCGCGCAACATCCAGAAACAGGGCAAAAAATTTCAGGAATTCCCGCTGGTGTTGCAGTACAACAAACGCGATCTGCCGAACGTCCTGCCGGTAGCGGTGCTGGATAAATATCTCAATCCGTTCGGCTGGCCGCGCTTCGAAGCCTGCGCCGCTTCTGGGCCGGGCGTCTTCGATACGCTCAAGGCGATTAGCAAGCTGGTGATTGCCAAACTTTAGCAGGGTCAGGGTTCAGCCTTCAGGCATCATCCGTCGGCCAGCTGCTCGCTCGCTGATAGCTGATGGCTGATAGCTGATACCTGATAGCCACGGCTATGGCGCTCGCAGGGGATCTGGCAGATTTCAGCCTCGTCGATCTGATCCAGTTGATCGATCTGGGCCGCAAAAGCGGCGGCGTCGAGATTCATGCGCGCCGCGACGCGGAGCAGTTCGACGGCTGGCTCTTTTTCGATGAGGGCAAGCTCTGCGCGGCGCACCTCGGCCCGCTGCAGGGAGAAGAAGCGGTCTATACCCTCTTCACCTGCACCGCGGGACCGTTCCACCTGCACGAGGGCATGGCCCTGCCGGCTCCCAACATTCGCGCCTCCAACGAGGCGATCATCATGGAGGGCGTGACGCGGCAGGAGGAGTGGGCCAGTCTGGTCCGGCGCGCGCCGCCACGCACGGCAGTGTTGCGGCTGGTTGCCAATCCGCCGGCCTCCAGCCGCGAGATCCAGTTGCCGGCGCACAAGTGGCGCATCCTCACGCTGATCAACGGCAAAAACACCGTCGCCGATCTGATCCGGCTCTCGGGCCTGGGCGAGTTTACGACGCTGGTGATCCTTGTCGAACTGCTAGATGCCGGCCTGGTCGAAGCGCGCGTCGAGGAGGCGCGTCGCGAGCCACTCTATCCCGAACTGGAGCGCCTGGCGATCGCCAGCATGGGCAACAGCGCCCGCGTGCTGTTGGCGGACGCCTTTCGCCGTGCCGGGCTGG
This is a stretch of genomic DNA from Kallotenue papyrolyticum. It encodes these proteins:
- a CDS encoding Hsp20/alpha crystallin family protein — its product is MTNLRRWDPFSEMMSLRDAVNQLFEESFVSPARFGGSGSLSLPMNVSETADSFIVEAVVPGLRPEDLEVTLEDNVLTIRGEVRQEQQTSDKQANYHIMERRYGRFSRSIALPTAVKADGIQATLEHGILRLEIPKAEEVKPRRITVTSGGAQRGRTLEVNAEQQRNA
- a CDS encoding GTP-binding protein translates to MALINVAAREIHCKIVYYGPGMGGKTTNLQWIHSQVPRANKGELLSIATETERTLFFDFLPLDLGKVRGFQTRFHLYTVPGQVLYERTRVAVLNGADGVVFVADSQRHKLEENINSLKELARNIQKQGKKFQEFPLVLQYNKRDLPNVLPVAVLDKYLNPFGWPRFEACAASGPGVFDTLKAISKLVIAKL
- a CDS encoding DUF4388 domain-containing protein yields the protein MALAGDLADFSLVDLIQLIDLGRKSGGVEIHARRDAEQFDGWLFFDEGKLCAAHLGPLQGEEAVYTLFTCTAGPFHLHEGMALPAPNIRASNEAIIMEGVTRQEEWASLVRRAPPRTAVLRLVANPPASSREIQLPAHKWRILTLINGKNTVADLIRLSGLGEFTTLVILVELLDAGLVEARVEEARREPLYPELERLAIASMGNSARVLLADAFRRAGLAVNDPALPPQQTLAAIDHFEQAITLLLGPSRARALADQLRTRIRQSLA
- a CDS encoding roadblock/LC7 domain-containing protein; its protein translation is MALDPQLTSLIVPPEEIANIEEVLNRLVEETGGNHALLLDKSGQVIACHGDASRQDTTALGALIAGTFASSREVAKLLREKDFKMLFQQGAKENLFIALIAEQWILTIIFNKETHIGLVKVLIKKASEELTTILQRVRQSRRVRNDVLNSSLRTSMADTIDLLFRD